The following are encoded together in the Desulfococcus multivorans genome:
- a CDS encoding class I SAM-dependent methyltransferase: MHTSVNSLMDPVRVKGFLDEAEGLRLYDIALSASKMGPCLEIGSYCGKSAVYIGAACRTNGGTLFSIDHHTGSEEQQPGELYFDPELYDHDAGRIDTFPTFRKTLALAGLEDTVVPIVCRSLTAARSWTIPLSFVFIDGGHALETVYADYCAWSHHIMPGGYLLMHDIFERPEEGGQAPYQVYRTALASGLFRPLDMTRSLGVLQRRNFGETPEIRFEDG; encoded by the coding sequence ATGCATACGAGTGTAAACAGCCTCATGGATCCCGTTCGGGTGAAGGGTTTCCTGGACGAGGCGGAAGGCCTGCGTCTCTACGATATCGCCTTGTCGGCGAGCAAGATGGGTCCCTGCCTCGAAATCGGCAGCTACTGCGGCAAGTCCGCCGTCTACATCGGCGCCGCCTGCCGAACCAACGGCGGGACGCTTTTTTCCATCGACCATCATACCGGCTCCGAAGAGCAGCAGCCGGGGGAACTCTATTTCGATCCCGAGCTCTATGACCACGACGCGGGAAGAATCGACACCTTCCCGACCTTCCGGAAGACCCTGGCTTTGGCCGGACTTGAAGACACGGTGGTGCCCATCGTCTGCCGCTCTCTGACGGCGGCGCGGTCGTGGACCATACCGCTCAGTTTTGTCTTCATCGACGGGGGTCACGCCCTGGAGACGGTCTACGCCGATTACTGCGCATGGTCCCACCATATCATGCCCGGCGGATATCTGCTCATGCACGATATTTTCGAGCGTCCGGAAGAGGGAGGTCAGGCGCCTTATCAGGTCTATCGGACGGCGTTGGCCTCCGGTCTTTTCAGGCCCCTGGACATGACGCGTTCTCTCGGGGTGCTTCAACGGCGAAATTTTGGCGAAACGCCTGAAATTCGTTTTGAAGACGGATGA
- a CDS encoding class I SAM-dependent methyltransferase codes for MHTSVNSLMDPVRVKGFLDEAEGLRLYDIALSASKMGPCLEIGSYCGKSAVYIGAACRTNGGTLFSIDHHTGSEEQQPGELYFDPELYDHDAGRIDTFPTFRKTLALAGLEDTVVPIVCRSLTAARSWTIPLKLAPGGPETRCAQTVRAADPPRRLSGTKTHR; via the coding sequence ATGCATACGAGTGTAAACAGCCTCATGGATCCCGTTCGGGTGAAGGGTTTCCTGGACGAGGCGGAAGGCCTGCGTCTCTACGATATCGCCTTGTCGGCGAGCAAGATGGGTCCCTGCCTCGAAATCGGCAGCTACTGCGGCAAGTCCGCCGTCTACATCGGCGCCGCCTGCCGAACCAACGGCGGGACGCTTTTTTCCATCGACCATCATACCGGCTCCGAAGAGCAGCAGCCGGGGGAACTCTATTTCGATCCCGAGCTCTACGACCACGACGCGGGAAGAATCGACACCTTCCCGACCTTCCGGAAGACCCTGGCTTTGGCCGGACTTGAAGACACGGTGGTGCCCATCGTCTGCCGCTCTCTGACGGCGGCGCGGTCGTGGACCATACCGCTAAAGCTTGCTCCGGGCGGCCCGGAAACTCGCTGCGCTCAAACAGTCCGGGCCGCTGATCCTCCGCGGCGCTTAAGCGGCACTAAAACTCACCGCTGA
- a CDS encoding IS110 family transposase, whose amino-acid sequence MNTVKFIGMDVHKNSITIAIAEEGSRDAARPFGAINNDLEALDKFCRKMVSTASELYFVYEAGPCGYGIYHHLTGKGFNCMVAAPSMIPKRIGDRIKNDTRDAKTLARLHRAGELTAVYVPDTQDEAMRDLSRAREDAVVAGRKAKQRLNAFLLRHGMSYSGKTKWSKAYFNWLSDIAMPHPAQQIAFQEYIDAVHESLARIERLTEQIRQMVSDWRLAPIVDALQAARGVSLIVAVTMLSEIGDLNRFQHPGQLMAYLGLVPSEHSSGNHIKRGGITKTGNGHARKVLIEAAWAYRLQPRVSRVLLKRQENLPEPVRQIAWKAQLRLCARYRRLVAKGKTKQVVVTAIARELSAFLWAIAKQLQPVT is encoded by the coding sequence ATGAACACTGTAAAATTTATCGGCATGGATGTCCACAAAAATTCCATCACCATTGCTATTGCTGAAGAGGGTTCCCGGGATGCAGCCAGACCCTTCGGCGCTATCAACAACGATCTGGAAGCCCTCGATAAATTTTGTCGTAAAATGGTTTCCACTGCAAGTGAGCTGTACTTTGTTTATGAAGCTGGTCCGTGTGGGTACGGCATCTACCACCACCTGACCGGCAAAGGATTCAACTGCATGGTGGCAGCCCCTTCAATGATTCCTAAAAGAATTGGTGACCGGATCAAAAATGACACCCGGGATGCCAAAACGCTGGCCCGTCTCCATCGTGCCGGCGAGCTGACCGCCGTTTATGTTCCGGACACCCAGGACGAGGCCATGCGTGATTTGAGCCGTGCCCGTGAAGATGCGGTCGTCGCCGGCCGTAAGGCAAAGCAACGGCTCAATGCCTTTCTACTGAGACATGGAATGAGCTATTCCGGAAAGACCAAATGGTCCAAAGCCTATTTCAACTGGCTTTCGGATATCGCCATGCCCCATCCTGCCCAGCAGATTGCTTTCCAGGAATACATCGATGCCGTGCATGAAAGCCTTGCCCGCATCGAACGGTTGACCGAGCAGATCCGGCAAATGGTATCCGATTGGCGATTGGCGCCAATTGTGGATGCCTTGCAGGCCGCCAGGGGCGTATCGCTGATTGTGGCAGTAACCATGCTCTCGGAAATAGGCGACCTCAATCGTTTTCAACATCCCGGGCAGCTGATGGCCTATCTCGGACTTGTGCCTTCGGAACACTCCAGCGGCAATCACATCAAAAGAGGCGGCATCACCAAAACCGGCAACGGTCATGCCCGCAAAGTGCTGATTGAAGCTGCATGGGCATATCGATTGCAGCCCCGGGTCAGCCGAGTATTGCTGAAACGCCAGGAGAATCTGCCTGAGCCGGTCCGACAAATCGCATGGAAAGCCCAGCTTCGCTTATGTGCCAGATACAGAAGGCTGGTGGCCAAAGGAAAAACCAAACAAGTAGTTGTCACTGCCATCGCTCGTGAACTGAGCGCCTTCCTTTGGGCAATCGCAAAACAACTTCAACCGGTGACTTGA
- a CDS encoding DNA translocase FtsK has translation MRKELLGIFLFFLVVFILISLLSYHPSDPSMFNSGTSAGPKNLFGLIGGHTAGALLGLFGAGAGWFPILLGMFSVRIFKNPSEQELLVSVFGGVLLIVVTGALMGLGETTYPLRGGGVSAGGLIGELIGDQITRYFSAVGGCIILILSGAVAFIMLTGISIVALIKKAADFLTPGYRRITATIDAVLMARKVRRAEIVADQAEEDSSKTPLRPEKDLVDTPASGNGGVPDGAPRKIRLRITSPAMARRPEPRRDKTPAPQLLLPLPGGNGFQIPPTAFLDEGSGRSASVDTAHLEEQARRLESKLNDFGVKGEVTDVTPGPVITTFEYKPAPGVKINKIVNLSDDLALALKAFSIRIVAPIPGKSVIGIEIPNAEREIVHLKELVESAEFQSSPSHLSICLGKDIVGNTVVAGLEKMPHLLIAGATGTGKSVFLNSLICSFLYKAAPEAVKMIMVDPKRIELSLYDGIPHLITPVVTDVKKATNALFWAVSEMERRYELLSEKKVRNITQYNQKVDQERNALSEEGPVADRLPLIVVIIDELADLMMVASRDVEVALMRLAQMARAAGIHLILATQRPSVDVLTGIIKANFPTRLTFQVSSKTDSRTILDANGAETLLGNGDMLFLPPGTAKLKRIHGAYVSEQELSRITEFVKAQRSPEYDDAVVEAQVAEKDAGDGETEYDERYDDAVALVTQTRQASISMVQRHLRIGYNRAARIIEVMEKEGIVGPADGAKPREVLVQGYDDIS, from the coding sequence ATGCGCAAGGAGCTTCTTGGAATTTTTTTGTTTTTTCTGGTCGTTTTCATCCTGATCAGCCTGCTGTCCTATCATCCGTCGGATCCCTCCATGTTCAATTCAGGAACCTCGGCGGGTCCGAAAAACCTATTCGGCCTTATCGGCGGGCATACGGCGGGGGCGCTGCTGGGACTTTTCGGAGCGGGAGCGGGTTGGTTCCCCATTCTGCTTGGCATGTTCAGTGTCCGGATTTTCAAGAATCCTTCGGAGCAGGAACTGCTGGTTTCCGTGTTCGGCGGGGTACTTCTCATTGTCGTTACGGGTGCCCTTATGGGACTGGGGGAGACGACATACCCCCTCCGCGGAGGCGGCGTATCGGCCGGGGGGCTGATCGGTGAGCTCATCGGCGATCAGATCACCCGGTATTTCAGTGCCGTCGGCGGGTGCATCATTTTGATTCTCTCAGGGGCGGTTGCCTTTATCATGCTGACGGGCATATCCATCGTGGCCCTCATAAAAAAAGCGGCGGATTTTCTGACACCGGGATATCGCCGCATCACCGCGACGATCGATGCGGTTCTGATGGCCCGAAAGGTGCGAAGGGCCGAGATCGTTGCGGACCAGGCCGAAGAGGATTCCTCCAAGACACCTCTGCGGCCGGAAAAAGACCTTGTCGATACACCCGCTTCCGGAAATGGAGGGGTTCCCGATGGGGCTCCGCGAAAGATCCGCTTGCGAATCACCTCGCCGGCAATGGCGCGGCGCCCCGAACCCCGACGTGATAAGACGCCGGCGCCTCAGTTGCTTCTGCCGCTGCCCGGCGGAAATGGATTTCAGATACCGCCGACAGCTTTTCTGGACGAGGGATCGGGCCGGTCGGCATCGGTGGATACCGCCCATCTGGAGGAACAGGCCAGACGGCTGGAGAGCAAACTGAACGATTTCGGCGTCAAGGGAGAGGTCACCGACGTGACGCCCGGGCCCGTGATCACCACCTTTGAATACAAACCCGCACCCGGCGTGAAGATCAATAAGATCGTCAACCTTTCCGACGACCTGGCGCTGGCCTTGAAGGCGTTCAGTATTCGGATCGTGGCGCCCATCCCCGGTAAATCGGTCATCGGTATTGAAATTCCCAATGCCGAGCGGGAGATCGTGCATCTCAAGGAATTGGTTGAATCGGCCGAATTCCAATCATCCCCTTCGCATCTGTCTATCTGCCTGGGCAAGGATATTGTCGGAAACACGGTGGTGGCCGGTCTCGAAAAGATGCCGCATCTCCTCATTGCCGGCGCTACGGGAACCGGTAAGAGCGTCTTTCTCAACTCCCTGATCTGCAGTTTCCTCTACAAAGCCGCTCCCGAAGCGGTCAAAATGATCATGGTCGACCCCAAGCGGATCGAACTGTCGCTTTACGACGGTATTCCCCATCTGATAACGCCGGTGGTAACCGACGTTAAAAAAGCGACGAACGCGCTGTTCTGGGCGGTTTCCGAGATGGAACGACGATATGAGCTTCTGTCGGAAAAGAAGGTCCGCAACATCACCCAGTACAACCAAAAGGTTGATCAGGAGCGAAATGCGCTTTCGGAGGAGGGACCCGTGGCTGATAGGCTGCCCTTGATCGTCGTCATCATCGACGAGCTGGCCGATCTCATGATGGTGGCCTCCCGTGATGTGGAGGTCGCCCTGATGCGATTGGCCCAGATGGCGCGTGCCGCCGGGATTCATCTCATCCTTGCCACTCAGCGGCCGTCGGTGGATGTCCTGACCGGCATCATCAAGGCCAATTTCCCCACGCGGCTCACCTTTCAGGTTTCGTCCAAGACCGATTCCCGAACCATATTGGACGCCAACGGCGCGGAGACGCTTCTCGGCAACGGCGACATGCTTTTTCTGCCGCCGGGAACGGCCAAACTCAAACGCATCCACGGTGCCTATGTATCCGAACAGGAACTGTCCAGGATTACAGAGTTCGTCAAGGCCCAGCGGTCTCCGGAATACGACGATGCCGTCGTCGAGGCTCAAGTCGCGGAGAAGGACGCGGGAGACGGTGAAACCGAATACGATGAACGTTACGACGATGCCGTGGCCCTGGTGACACAGACACGCCAGGCATCCATCTCCATGGTTCAACGTCATTTGCGCATCGGTTACAACCGCGCCGCACGGATCATCGAAGTCATGGAGAAGGAGGGCATCGTAGGGCCCGCGGACGGGGCTAAACCCCGGGAAGTCCTGGTCCAGGGCTACGACGATATCTCCTGA